The proteins below are encoded in one region of Xenopus laevis strain J_2021 chromosome 8L, Xenopus_laevis_v10.1, whole genome shotgun sequence:
- the ambp.L gene encoding alpha-1-microglobulin/bikunin precursor L homeolog precursor (The RefSeq protein has 1 substitution compared to this genomic sequence) produces the protein MNTCWALILVPALLALGRCSPIQPEDNIQIQENFDLQKIYGKWYDIAIGSTCKWLKHHKEKFNMGTLELSDGETDGEVRIVNTRMRHGTCSQIVGSYQKTETPGKFDYFNARWGTTIQNYIVFTNYNEYVIMQMRKKKGSETTTTVKLYGRSPDLRPTLVDEFRQFALAQGIPEDSIVMLPNNGECSPGEIEVRPRRTQRAVLPEEEEGSGMENSPFSKNKVESCRLAPASGPCLGNHNRYFYNSSTMACETFQYGGCLGNNNNFHSEKECLQTCRTEAACRLPITPGPCKTAKTHWAFDAAQGKCVTFSYGGCQGNGNQFYTEKECKEYCGVQKDVSEELL, from the exons ATGAACACCTGCTGGGCCCTAATTTTGGTCCCCGCACTCCTGGCTCTTGGGAGGTGCAGCCCAATCCAGCCAGAGGACAATATCCAGATCCAGGAGAACTTTGATCTCCAGAAG ATTTATGGCAAATGGTACGACATTGCCATCGGCTCCACCTGCAAATGGCTGAAGCACCACAAGGAAAAGTTCAACATGGGGACACTGGAGCTTAGCGATGGGGAGACCGACGGGGAGGTGCGGATTGTGAACACAAGGATGAG GCACGGAACCTGCTCTCAGATTGTTGGGTCCTATCAGAAGACAGAGACCCCAGGGAAGTTCGACTATTTCAACGCAC GGTGGGGAACCACGATCCAAAACTACATTGTCTTCACTAACTACAATGAGTATGTCATCATGCAGATGAGGAAGAAGAAGGGATCGGAGACCACAACGACCGTCAAGCTGTATG GGCGGAGCCCAGACTTGCGTCCGACCCTCGTTGATGAATTCAGGCAGTTTGCCTTGGCTCAGGGCATTCCTGAAGACTCCATCGTGATGCTACCTAACAATG GTGAGTGCTCTCCAGGGGAAATAGAAGTGAGACCACGG AGAACTCAGAGGGCGGTCCTTCCTGAGGAAGAGGAGGGGTCTGGAATGGAGAACAGCCCCTTTTCCAAAAACAAGGGAG AGTCCTGCAGGCTGGCCCCAGCATCGGGCCCTTGCTTGGGCAATCACAACCGCTACTTCTACAACTCCTCCACCATGGCCTGCGAGACGTTTCAGTATGGCGGCTGCCTTGGGAACAACAACAACTTCCATTCTGAGAAAGAGTGTCTGCAAACCTGCAGGACAGAGG CTGCCTGTCGTTTGCCGATTACCCCCGGCCCATGCAAGACGGCCAAGACACATTGGGCCTTTGATGCGGCGCAAGGAAAGTGCGTGACGTTCTCCTACGGCGGGTGCCAGGGGAATGGGAACCAGTTCTACACGGAGAAGGAGTGCAAGGAGTACTGCGGGGTACAGAAAGATG